Below is a window of Paenibacillus bovis DNA.
CATGCGTCAAGAAGCGGCCGAGCAGCTGGCCTCTGTCCGTCAGGAGAGCGAGCAGTATATGCAGGAGCTGGATACCTGGCGCAAGCTGTCCAGACAGCAAGAGCAGGAGACTCTGGAGGTACAGTCCCGTCTGGAGCAGCAGCAGCGAGAATCGGAAGAACGTATTGCTGCGTTGAACGCGCAGATCGCCGAACTGCAGCATCAGCATGAGCAGCAGGCTTCCCTGCTGGACGAGACGCTTCAGGATGTGGACAGCTGGAATCAGCGTTACGCCCGTCTGGAAGAAGATTACCGGGCAGTTGTACTGAATGAACAGGGCTATATGGAAGAGATCGGACGCCTGGAGCAGCAGAGCCAGCAGCTGCGGACCGAACTGCAGCAATGGCAGTCCCGCATGGAGCAGATCTCCGAGCAGCAGCGACAGCAGGAACAACAGCTGCAGGAGCTGGCGAGCAGTGAGCAGAGATGGCGTACAGAATATGAACAGCTGCAGAATTCTCGGGAAACGAGCAGTCAGGAAACCCGGGAAATTATGGATCAATACGAAATGATGTCCCACCAGCTACGTTTGATTCATGTGGAACGCGATACCCAGCTGGAAGAAAAAGAACGGATTCAGCGCGAGCTGGATGTTCTGCGCGAGCAGCATCTACAGCTGCAGGTCGAGCATAATGAATGGCTGGAGCTGATTGAGCAGGATCAGAACTAAAGCAGTGACGAGGATAACCATAAGCATAACAAAACCCCTTGCCTGATTACCGGTTACAATGATGATTGTATCGGATCAGACAAGGGGTTTTGGCATAACTACAGGTTCAAAATAGTATCTGGATCGCTGCCGATCGACAGACTTCTATCTTGTATCAGGCTTCGTCGACGATCAGCTTGGCGACCATGGTACTATGGCCGGAGCCGCACATGATCGAGCAGGCCATATCGAATGTACCGGCTTCCTGTGGGGTTACCGTAATGGAGGAATCACGCGCATTGAGATTTACATTCAATGCAGGAATCATCAGACCATGATTTCCCTGTACATTATCGAATACGATAGTAACAGGTTTTCCTTTTTTGACGTGATATTCCGGTTGGTCAAATTGGTAGTTGGTTGCTTTGACAACGAGCTGTTCTCCACTTTTGGCAGAGCCGGATGTATTATCGGATGAAGCTACTCCTGTATCGGTAACACCGCTTTGCTGGTGATTCGCATGTTCGGATGTCTCACCCTGACCGCCACAAGCGGATGTAAGCAGCAGCATGGCAATGGTCATACTGGCAACGATGTATTTTTTCATAAATAATCCCTCCTCATCCTTTCTATCATACCGTATTCTTCCATGATTTGTCATGCGATGATTTTGTGAAAATTACGTCACGGTGTATAATAGAATGGAAGCGAATTTTCCGGCAGATTCCTGTGGAAAAGCGCTTTAATGGAGCTGCCTGTGTCTGCGGCCACAAAGCAGTCCGCCATTCAAATATCCAACTCCTGTGAGGAAGACAGCATCGTTTGTTGCTGCATCCAGGAGAGAGATGGAACGATTATGTTTGTTATAGAGGAGTGTCACCACGTTGAATAATAAAATATTCCATACAATGCAGTATGGTCAAATTTTAGATATGCTGGCCGGGTATGCGGCTACATCGATCGGTAAGCAGACGGCCTTGTCGCTACAGCCCGATACCGATCTGGAATACGTCAAAAAACTGCTTCAAGCTACAGATGAAGCGGCGACCGTTGACCGTTTAAAAGGAACACCGCCTTTTGGTGGAATCGTGGATATCCGTCCGGCAGTCAGCCGTGCCCGGATCGCCGGAACACTGAATCCTTCCGAGCTGCTGGGCATCGCGAATACGATTATGGGCGGACGTCGTGCCGCACGTCATGTAGAAATGGTGCATGAAGAGAATCCAGTGCCATGGCTGGCGGATCTGATCGAACTGTTATCCGATCAGCGTCCACTGGAAAAAGCGATTCGTGCCTGTATCGATGATTCCGCTCATGTAATGGATTCGGCCAGTACCGAGCTGGCAGCTGTTCGTCGTGAACTACGTACCGGCGAAGTCCGGATTCGTGAAAAGCTGGATGGCATGATCCGTTCGCAGACAGTAGCCAAAATGCTGCAGGATCAGCTGGTTACGATTCGTGGCGACCGGTTTGTTATTCCGGTAAAAGCGGAATATCGCTCTTATTTTGGCGGTATTGTGCATGATCAGTCCGGTTCCGGCGCGACCCTGTTTATAGAACCGGAAGCAATCGTAGCGATGAACAACAAGCTGCGCGAAGCCCGTCTGCGCGAAGAGCGCGAAATAGAAGTGATCCTGCAGAAGCTAACCGCGCAGGTAGCGGATCAAGCCGAATTGCTGGGCTATGATGTAGAGACGCTGGCGCAGCTGGATTTTGTATTTGCCAAAGCGAGACTGGCTCATGCGATGAAATCCAGCCGTCCGATCATGAATGACCGCGGCTTCCTCAAGCTGAAAAAAGCACGTCATCCGCTGATTCCGATCGAGTATGTCGTGCCCACCGATCTGGAGCTGGGTAACACGTATTCCAGTATTATTGTTACCGGTCCGAATACGGGTGGTAAGACCGTCACACTCAAAACGGTCGGATTGCTCAGTCTGATGGCGATGTCCGGATTGTTTATTCCTGCCGATGAAGGCAGTCAGCTCTGCGTTTTTGATGCGATCTATGCGGATATTGGGGATGAGCAGAGTATTGAGCAGAATCTCAGTACCTTCTCCAGTCATATGACCAATATTATCTCGATCCTGAAGCAGATGACGCCGAAAAGCCTGGTTCTGTTCGATGAATTGGGTGCAGGTACCGACCCGGCAGAAGGATCGGCGCTTGCGATAGCTATTTTGGAGCATATTCATGCCCAGGGCTGCCGCATGATTGCCACTACCCACTACAGCGAACTCAAGGCATATGCCTATGATCGCAAAGGGGTCATCAATGCGAGCATGGAGTTTGACGTGAACACGTTAAGCCCTACCTACCGCCTGCTGATTGGCGTACCGGGACGCAGTAATGCGTTTGCAATTGCCGAGCGTCTGGGGCTGCCTGGAGTCATTTTGGATCGTGCGCGCGGCGAAGTAGGAGAAGAAGATCAGCGCGTGGAGCAGATGATTGCTTCACTCGAAACGAATCGTCTCAGCGCAGAAGCAGACCGCAATGAAGCTGCCAAACTCCGTCAGCAGATGGAAGAGCTGCGTACCCGTTATGAACGCGATCTTGCCCGTCTGGAAGAACAGCGCGACAAGCGTCTCGACAAGGCGGAAGAAGAAGCACGCGAGATTCTGGCGAAAGCACGCGCCGAAGCGGACGAAGTCATCAGCTCCCTGCGCAAAATGGCACAGGAAGAAGGAGCTGCGGTTAAAGAGCATCGCCTGATCGCAGCCCGTAGACAGCTCGATGAAGCTGCACCTGCACAGCGAGTCAAGAAAAAGGCTGCAGCCAAGCCGGACAAGAAAAATAAACCGATTGGCCCTGGTGATGAAGTAATGGTACACAGCTTCAATCAGCGCGGACATGTGGTGGAATTATCGGGCTCCAAGGAAGCAACAGTACAGATGGGGATTATGAAAATGAAAGTGGCACTCAGCGATCTGGAATTGATCGGGTCTGCCAAGCCTGCTGCGCCGCAGCGCAAACAGGTAACGACCGTTCAGCGTTCCCGCGATGATAATACCCATTCCGAGCTCGATCTGCGCGGTGCCAATGTGGAAGAAGCATTGATCGATGTAGACCGTTTCCTCGACGAAGCCTTCCTCGCGAATCTGGGTCAGGTCTATATTATTCACGGAAAAGGAACAGGTGTGCTGCGCACCGGGATTCAGGATTTCCTGCGTCGTCACAAGCATGTCAAAAGCTTCCGTACCGGTAACTACGGCGAAGGCGGCAACGGCGTGACTGTAGCCGAGCTGAAATAATCCCGTCTGAAACCATTCCGGATGACATACGTATTGACTACGATGATCTGTGGATGATTTCATAAGCGGAAGGAGTTACAAAGTGACGTGAAGGATTATATTGATCCCCTGCTGGCACATCCGGTCGGAATGATGATAGGTTATTTTTCTGTCGCCGTGCTGCAGCTAATCGTATTTTTGTGGTGCTTTGAATTAGTGACCAAATATAAATGCTGGGATGAGATCAAGCGCGGCAATATGGCCGTGGCGATGGCAACCGGCGGCAAAATATTCGGGATTTGCAATATTATGCGATTCTCTATTGAAGCGCACAGTTCGGTATACGGAAGCCTGGGGTGGTCACTGATCGGCTTCATGCTGCTGCTGGCCGCGTACTTTTTATTTGAATTCCTGACTCCGGTATTTAATATCGACCGGGAGATAGCCTCCAATAACCAGGCCATCGGATTTATTTCCATGGTAATATCGATTTCATTGTCGTATGTTATCGGAGCAGCTATTTTGTAAAAGATATCAAGAAACAAATATAAGGGAGTACAGGAACTCTCCCAAAGAACGACTATCTGGATGACGAAAGGAATAAAATAATGGATACAACAATATGCCCATGGTGTCACAGCGAGATCGTATGGGACCCCGAGTTTGGACCGGAAGAATCCTGTCCCCATTGCGGAAATGAATTGAACGGATACCGCACACTCAATATTGATCTGAATGAAGACGAGCAAGAACAATATGAAGCAGAGACACGCTCACCGGAAACGGCATCTGCTTCCGAAAATAATACCAACAACTCGATTGCCTCACGAGCAACGACCTTGCTTGATGAAGCAGAGCTGTTCCATCAGCCCAATCTTTCTTCCCTGAAAACGATCGAAAAATACGGGGATGAGAACTTCAAGATGGTCGATTATGAAGAGAATGTGGAGCAGCTGCTGGATACGCAGGAAGAGATTCCCCAGTGTCCGCATTGTCAGGAATACATGCTGCTGGCAGGTACCCAGGAACACGGAGCAAGCGGATTTGTACCGAACCAGTCTGCCGGCAAGGAGCTCGCTTTCCTGAAAGCGCCTTTCAAAGTAAACGTGTATGTATGCCCAAGCTGCTTCCATGTACACCAGAGCCTGGGCGAAGAAGAGCGTCTGCGCATGATAGACCATCTGACCCGCCATCAGGATAACAAGTAATCATTCCAATACGTATTGGAATATAACAACAAGACGCGTACAGCGACAGATCGTTAGGGATCGGTCTGCTGTACGCGTCTTTTGTTTGTACAACTATAGTTATACCAGTATATCCGGCGATTCAGACGGTGAAGGCTTGGAAGTACGGGTCAGGCTGAACAGTTCCAGTTCCGGACGGTGAATACCGACCAGTTCATCTGCGAGCAGCATAGCGGCAATCGTGCTATAGACTGTGCCGTTGCCACCATAACCTTCCACAAAGTAACAATTTGGATATTCCGGATGAGGTCCCATATAAGGCAGGCCGTCACGGCTGGAACCAAAAGAAGCAGCCCAAGCAGAATCAATAGATAACGGTCCCATATCCGGAAATAGCTCCTGAACCGATTTCAGCAGCTGATTGGCCTGGTGCACCAACCGTGTGTCCCGGTCTTCGACAGTAGTCACCGGTTCATCCAGTCCGCCTACGATAATCCGGTTGTCTACCGTAGTACGCATATATAAATAAGGACGTGCAGTTTCCCATAGCATACTTTGCTCATACCAGCCCGTAAGCTCTTGCACAGGGGTAGTAGCAATAGCATACGTATTCATCAGGAAAGCACCGCGTTCTTTTTTCTCCTCCTGTGTCTCGTATCCGGTCGAGAAAACGACACGGCGAGCACGGATCGATAGATTCCCAGCATGGCAGATTACGCCATCTTCGGTAAATTCATAGCTGTTAACAGTAGTCTGTTCATAGATGCGTGCGCCATGATTGACAGCATCCATCATCAGCGCATGGACCAATCGATAAGGATTCACTTCTGCATCGCCATGCGTATACAGACCAGCAGATTTACGGAAGGAAAAGTGCTCTGCAATCTGCTCCTCATCCCAATACTCCGCATCAAAACCATGCTGCTTCAGATTATGGTATTCTTCGCGCAGTCCCTCTACATCCTCTTCACTACTGGCAAAATAGAGACTGCTGCGAGGAATAAGCTGTGCATCCATAGGCAGGGTAGGAGCTGTCTGGAGTAAATACTCCATCGCCTGACGGCATAGTTCGTAGAAGAGCACGCCGTTTTTTTCACCAAAGGTATGAATACAGGAAGTCAGCGTCTTGTCGTTGGTATATTGCAGCAGACCGGTATTGGCAATCGAACTGCCCTGACCGATGTGGCGTTTGTCTACAACGACTGTTTTTAATCCCCGGCGGGCAAATTCGCGCGCGCACAACGCTCCGCCCATGCCGCCTCCAATGACCAGCACATCACATTCCTGATTTTCTTGCAGCTGCTCATAACGTGGCGGGTTGGTGAGGGTATGTCCCCACATCGTATTACCGGTGTGTAAATCCATTGTATTCGCTCCTTGGATAATTAAAGTAAATTGCAAACTGCCTGGTCGATACCGTTCATACTGCCTCTCAGTATCGAGTAAACAGCTAGTTACTACAATTAAGTAACCGGATTATGATAGGCATGAAGCAGTTGTATTTCCGTTTACAACGAATAGAGGTTCATATATCAGGCAAGTAGCGGGCTCAGGGGTTGCACAAGTATACGTTTCGTGTAATATTTAATATTAATCTTTAGCACTTGGAGGCTATACATTTATGAAGGAACTGAGCGAGCTTAAGCTGCAGGTACTTGATCTGTTAAAAGAAGATGCACGGCGTACGCCACAGCTGATTTCCACGTTGCTGGGTGTAGAGGAAGCCGAGATTAAACAAGCGATTCAGGAACTCGAAGATGATCATGTGATCGTCAAGTATGCCACTGTCGTAAACTGGAGCAAGGTCGATGAAGAGACGGTTACAGCCCTGATCGAAGTACAGATTACACCTGAACGCGGACGCGGATTTGAAGGAATTGCAGAGCGCATTTATTTGTATCCACAGGTGAAATCCGTCTATCTGATGTCCGGTGCCTATGATCTGCTGGTCGAAGTGGAAGGACATAATCTCAAAGAGGTAGCCAGCTTCGTATCCGAACGTCTGTCTCCTATTGAATCCGTATTATCAACCAAAACCCATTTTATTCTCAAAAAATACAAACAGGACGGTATTATTTTCGAAGAACACGAAGATGACCAGCGCCTGATTATTTCCCCGTAAAGGAAGAGGCCTACTATGATTGTCAACCGAGAACAGCCAGCCGGAGAGCCAAAGTCGATGGATTCGTATCTGTCACCGCTTGTACGCGGTATACAGCCTTCCGGCATCCGCAAGTTTTTTGATCTGGTGAGTGCCAGCAAGGATATTATTACACTGGGTGTCGGAGAGCCGGATTTTACGACACCATGGCATGTGCGTGAAGCTTGTGTCTATTCATTGGAACGGGGATACACTCGTTATACGTCCAATGCGGGGATGCCCGAACTGCGCGAAGCGATTGCCGGTTATCTGGAAAATGAATTCAAAACTTCCTATGATCCCAAGGACGAGATTCTAGTCACTGTTGGAGGCAGCGAAGCAATCGATCTGGCGCTGCGTGCACTGATTGCACCTGGAGACGAGATTCTGATTCCCGAGCCATGTTACATTTCCTATTCGCCGATTACAGCTATTGGCGGCGGTGTACCGGTCGGTATCGAGACGTTTGCCAGTGATAACTTCAAACTGACCGCCGAAGCACTGGAGAAAAGTATCACACCGCGCTCCAAAATTCTGATTCTTTGCTACCCGAGTAATCCGACAGGCGCCATTATGACGTATGAAGATTGGCTGCCGATTGCCAAAGTGGTGGAAAAGCATGATCTGATCGTTATTTCCGATGAAATCTATGCAGAGCTGACCTATGGAACCAAGCATGTGAGCTTTGCTTCTGTACCTGGTATGAAAGACCGTACGATTCTGGTAAGTGGATTCTCCAAAGCATTTGCAATGACCGGCTGGCGGATGGGGTATGCCTGCGGACATCCGGATCTGATCTCGGCGATGCTCAAAATTCACCAGTATACGGTGATGTGTGCACCGGTTATGGGACAGGTAGCTGCACTGGAAGCCTTGACCAATGGACTTGGTGAAAAGGACAAGATGGTGGAATCCTACAACCGTCGCCGACGTCTGATAGTCGAGGGATTCCGTCAGATCGGGCTGGACTGTCATGAACCCCAGGGCGCTTTTTATGCTTTCCCGAGTATTCAGTCTACCGGACTCAGCTCCGAAGAGTTTGCCCAGCAGCTGCTGGTCGAAGGACGGGTAGCCGCTGTACCAGGTACGGTATTTGGACTGGGTGGAGAAGGGTTTATCCGCTGTTCCTATGCAACCTCTGTTGCACAACTCAGTGAAGCACTGGAGCGGATCGGCTCCTTTGTTGCCAAGATTAAATAATTTCCATTAATGTAAATTGTCACAAAAAAATCTTATTATCTCCTCTATACCAAATTTCTGCTTCCATTTCAGATAACCTATGCTATAATAGGTCTTCGGAAGCAGGAATTTTATTTCGAAGGAGGTAATTATTTGTATTGTACGGAATATCCGGGTCCAATTTACCGTGGGCTGATGCTTTCGGAAAATCAGGCAGCCTGGCCACAGCAGCCGGAGTCGATCAGATCCAGACAATTACTTTCCCTGGAAAATGAGATTCGTGTACTTCGCAGCCGAATGGAACAATTGTTTATTGAGCAGCAATCCTTTATCGCTGATGACGTACTGGAAGTCAGCATGATGCTGGATCTCAAAATCAACGAATATATGCGACTTACGAATAAGAAACCGCCATTATAGAATTATGTAGAAAGCATAGAAACTGTATATATCCAATCATTGCTGATACATACGTAGTCATATTCGAACACATGCAGAAGATCCTGAGTCAGGGTCTTCTTTTTTTACGCCGGAAAGCTATGGTATGATGAGTTGTAGCTAAGTTGAAGGGGGAACACCCGTGAAGGCATGGACAAAGGGAATACTACTGGGAATCAGTCTGCTCATGGTCGGTCTGCTGGCCGGATGCGGCGGGCAACC
It encodes the following:
- a CDS encoding cupredoxin domain-containing protein, which codes for MKKYIVASMTIAMLLLTSACGGQGETSEHANHQQSGVTDTGVASSDNTSGSAKSGEQLVVKATNYQFDQPEYHVKKGKPVTIVFDNVQGNHGLMIPALNVNLNARDSSITVTPQEAGTFDMACSIMCGSGHSTMVAKLIVDEA
- a CDS encoding endonuclease MutS2 yields the protein MNNKIFHTMQYGQILDMLAGYAATSIGKQTALSLQPDTDLEYVKKLLQATDEAATVDRLKGTPPFGGIVDIRPAVSRARIAGTLNPSELLGIANTIMGGRRAARHVEMVHEENPVPWLADLIELLSDQRPLEKAIRACIDDSAHVMDSASTELAAVRRELRTGEVRIREKLDGMIRSQTVAKMLQDQLVTIRGDRFVIPVKAEYRSYFGGIVHDQSGSGATLFIEPEAIVAMNNKLREARLREEREIEVILQKLTAQVADQAELLGYDVETLAQLDFVFAKARLAHAMKSSRPIMNDRGFLKLKKARHPLIPIEYVVPTDLELGNTYSSIIVTGPNTGGKTVTLKTVGLLSLMAMSGLFIPADEGSQLCVFDAIYADIGDEQSIEQNLSTFSSHMTNIISILKQMTPKSLVLFDELGAGTDPAEGSALAIAILEHIHAQGCRMIATTHYSELKAYAYDRKGVINASMEFDVNTLSPTYRLLIGVPGRSNAFAIAERLGLPGVILDRARGEVGEEDQRVEQMIASLETNRLSAEADRNEAAKLRQQMEELRTRYERDLARLEEQRDKRLDKAEEEAREILAKARAEADEVISSLRKMAQEEGAAVKEHRLIAARRQLDEAAPAQRVKKKAAAKPDKKNKPIGPGDEVMVHSFNQRGHVVELSGSKEATVQMGIMKMKVALSDLELIGSAKPAAPQRKQVTTVQRSRDDNTHSELDLRGANVEEALIDVDRFLDEAFLANLGQVYIIHGKGTGVLRTGIQDFLRRHKHVKSFRTGNYGEGGNGVTVAELK
- a CDS encoding NAD(P)/FAD-dependent oxidoreductase, which translates into the protein MDLHTGNTMWGHTLTNPPRYEQLQENQECDVLVIGGGMGGALCAREFARRGLKTVVVDKRHIGQGSSIANTGLLQYTNDKTLTSCIHTFGEKNGVLFYELCRQAMEYLLQTAPTLPMDAQLIPRSSLYFASSEEDVEGLREEYHNLKQHGFDAEYWDEEQIAEHFSFRKSAGLYTHGDAEVNPYRLVHALMMDAVNHGARIYEQTTVNSYEFTEDGVICHAGNLSIRARRVVFSTGYETQEEKKERGAFLMNTYAIATTPVQELTGWYEQSMLWETARPYLYMRTTVDNRIIVGGLDEPVTTVEDRDTRLVHQANQLLKSVQELFPDMGPLSIDSAWAASFGSSRDGLPYMGPHPEYPNCYFVEGYGGNGTVYSTIAAMLLADELVGIHRPELELFSLTRTSKPSPSESPDILV
- a CDS encoding Lrp/AsnC family transcriptional regulator, encoding MKELSELKLQVLDLLKEDARRTPQLISTLLGVEEAEIKQAIQELEDDHVIVKYATVVNWSKVDEETVTALIEVQITPERGRGFEGIAERIYLYPQVKSVYLMSGAYDLLVEVEGHNLKEVASFVSERLSPIESVLSTKTHFILKKYKQDGIIFEEHEDDQRLIISP
- a CDS encoding aminotransferase class I/II-fold pyridoxal phosphate-dependent enzyme, whose translation is MIVNREQPAGEPKSMDSYLSPLVRGIQPSGIRKFFDLVSASKDIITLGVGEPDFTTPWHVREACVYSLERGYTRYTSNAGMPELREAIAGYLENEFKTSYDPKDEILVTVGGSEAIDLALRALIAPGDEILIPEPCYISYSPITAIGGGVPVGIETFASDNFKLTAEALEKSITPRSKILILCYPSNPTGAIMTYEDWLPIAKVVEKHDLIVISDEIYAELTYGTKHVSFASVPGMKDRTILVSGFSKAFAMTGWRMGYACGHPDLISAMLKIHQYTVMCAPVMGQVAALEALTNGLGEKDKMVESYNRRRRLIVEGFRQIGLDCHEPQGAFYAFPSIQSTGLSSEEFAQQLLVEGRVAAVPGTVFGLGGEGFIRCSYATSVAQLSEALERIGSFVAKIK
- a CDS encoding aspartyl-phosphate phosphatase Spo0E family protein, producing MYCTEYPGPIYRGLMLSENQAAWPQQPESIRSRQLLSLENEIRVLRSRMEQLFIEQQSFIADDVLEVSMMLDLKINEYMRLTNKKPPL